A genomic window from Montipora capricornis isolate CH-2021 chromosome 8, ASM3666992v2, whole genome shotgun sequence includes:
- the LOC138059166 gene encoding TNFAIP3-interacting protein 3-like: MAGAGVVNEKNHCDHCLELRRSLVKTLGEKRLLLLRLQKEQGRIRKLLREGEKARRRDNEEQSNSRDLSRSNSESGGEHCLEQQLNEVIEVNKKWKEDYDALKLQYETKNGSLQKELDMTKEKLATAETQVLALGSEVSRLATTVNQMYQREGSSVSSMLDEVFKQQIQVYKEDFSIERRDRERAQSEKDCLQQKLKDAQDIIATLTQEVELYKEQLDETLEKSRRLRSYSDPPQLHNSCPQLQIIYPVNRPPSPSQRQWRQEQRRQGILTRGANHYTAPPSFFYGGEVEVDDRRT; the protein is encoded by the exons ATGGCAGGAGCGGGAGTTGTCAACGAAAAAAATCACTGCGATCATTGTTTGGAATTGAGGCGTTCGTTGGTGAAGACTTTAGGAGAGAAACGATTATTGCTTTTACGGTTACAGAAAGAACAAGGTAGAATAAGAAAGCTGTTGAGAGAAGGAGAAAAAGCAAGGAGGAGGGATAATGAG GAGCAGTCAAATTCAAGAGATCTTTCTAGATCAAACAGTGAAAGTGGGGGAGAACATTGTTTAGAGCAACAACTTAATGAG GTCATAGAAGTGAATAAAAAATGGAAGGAAGATTATGATGCATTAAAGCTTcaatatgaaacaaaaaatggaaGTCTTCAAAAGGAATTAGATATGACAAAAGAAAAGCTTGCTACTGCCGAAACACAGGTCCTTGCCCTTGGTTCTGAAGTTAGCCGCCTTGCTACCACAGTAAATCAGATGTACCAAAGGGAAGGCTCTTCTGTATCATCAATGCTTGATGAAGTATTTAAACAACAG ATACAAGTGTACAAGGAAGACTTCTCAATTGAGAGAAGAGACCGTGAAAGAGCACAGAGTGAGAAAGACTGCCTCCAACAGAAGCTAAAAGATGCACAAGACATAATTGCTACGCTTACACAAGAG GTTGAGCTTTACAAAGAACAGTTGGATGAGACTTTAGAGAAGTCAAGGAGATTGCGTAGCTACTCTGATCCACCTCAACTACACAATTCCTGTCCTCAGTTGCAAATTATTTACCCAGTTAATAGACCTCCATCACCATCACAGAGGCAATGGAGACAGGAGCAACGGAGACAG GGAATTTTGACACGTGGTGCAAATCACTATACTGCTCCTCCAAGTTTCTTTTATGGAGGAGAAGTAGAAGTAGATGACAGGAGGACTTAA